One region of Streptomyces sp. TLI_171 genomic DNA includes:
- a CDS encoding ABC transporter ATP-binding protein has protein sequence MSATPPPAPPLLEVDDLHVEFRTPRGTVRAVNGLGYTLHPGETLALLGESGSGKSVAAQAVMGLLPTPPALVTRGAVRLHGRDLLQLSDAEHRKVRGTRIAMVFQDALSALNPVLTVGHQIGEMFRVHRGLNRREARARAVELMDRVRIPAAARRVDDYPHQFSGGMRQRVVIAMALALDPEVVIADEPTTALDVTVQAQIMQLLTDLQRETRMGLLLITHDLGVVASVADRITVMYAGRAVEESDAPRLYAAPAHPYTRGLLESVPRLDRPSERLVPVPGTPPDLAHLPSGCAFHPRCAVARARCAGERPALLPVGAAADGRRSACHFTDELLATGGRA, from the coding sequence GTGTCCGCCACGCCCCCGCCCGCGCCCCCGCTGCTGGAAGTGGACGACCTGCACGTGGAGTTCCGAACCCCGCGCGGCACCGTCCGGGCCGTCAACGGCCTCGGCTACACCCTGCACCCCGGGGAGACCCTCGCCCTGCTCGGCGAGTCCGGCTCCGGCAAGTCGGTGGCCGCCCAGGCCGTCATGGGTCTGCTGCCGACCCCGCCCGCCCTGGTCACCCGCGGCGCCGTCCGCCTCCACGGCCGCGACCTGCTGCAGCTCTCCGACGCCGAGCACCGCAAGGTCCGCGGCACCCGCATCGCCATGGTCTTCCAGGACGCGCTGTCCGCGCTCAACCCCGTGCTGACCGTCGGCCACCAGATCGGCGAGATGTTCCGCGTCCACCGCGGTCTGAACCGCCGGGAAGCCCGGGCCCGGGCCGTCGAACTGATGGACCGGGTCCGCATCCCCGCCGCCGCCCGCCGGGTCGACGACTACCCGCACCAGTTCTCCGGCGGCATGCGTCAACGCGTCGTGATCGCCATGGCGCTGGCCCTCGACCCGGAGGTCGTCATCGCCGACGAACCGACCACCGCCCTCGACGTCACCGTCCAGGCCCAGATCATGCAGCTGCTCACCGACCTCCAGCGGGAGACCCGCATGGGCCTGCTGCTGATCACCCACGACCTCGGCGTGGTCGCCTCCGTAGCCGACCGGATCACCGTGATGTACGCCGGCCGCGCCGTCGAGGAGTCCGACGCCCCCCGGCTGTACGCCGCCCCGGCCCACCCCTACACCCGCGGGCTGCTGGAGTCCGTCCCCCGCCTGGACCGCCCGAGCGAACGGCTGGTGCCCGTCCCCGGCACCCCGCCGGACCTGGCACACCTGCCGTCCGGCTGCGCCTTCCACCCGCGCTGCGCCGTCGCCCGGGCGCGCTGCGCCGGCGAACGGCCCGCGCTGCTGCCGGTCGGCGCGGCAGCCGACGGGCGTCGCAGCGCCTGCCACTTCACCGACGAGCTCCTGGCCACGGGAGGACGAGCGTGA
- a CDS encoding ABC transporter permease translates to MTSPHPPGPTEDLLPPAADAAAPPQARPASLSRDAWRQLRARPLVWACLAVIALIGLMAAVPGLFTALLTDDDGRCELARSKLGPTGGHPFGYDLQGCDYLAQVVRGSRPSLLAGTAVTTGALLVSVVLGLLAGFYGGWVDSLLSRATEVAFGLPFVLGATVILVAFPRHGLGAMTLVLVALGWSTMTRVMRSQVIAVKDADYVRAARMTGARPSRLMLRHVLPNAITPVVVVAMLNVGNVISGEATLDFLGVGLQYPAVSWGLQLNTAQSYFLDHPHLLAFPALFLSATVLSFILLGDAVRDAYDPKLR, encoded by the coding sequence ATGACTAGCCCCCACCCGCCGGGCCCGACCGAGGACCTCCTGCCGCCCGCCGCCGACGCCGCCGCGCCGCCGCAGGCACGGCCCGCCTCGCTGAGCCGCGACGCCTGGCGGCAACTGCGGGCGCGCCCACTGGTGTGGGCCTGCCTGGCGGTGATCGCGCTGATCGGGCTGATGGCCGCCGTCCCGGGCCTGTTCACCGCGCTGCTCACCGACGACGACGGCCGCTGCGAACTCGCCCGGTCCAAACTCGGCCCGACCGGCGGCCACCCCTTCGGCTACGACCTCCAGGGCTGCGACTACCTGGCGCAGGTCGTCCGCGGCAGCCGCCCCTCGCTGCTCGCCGGAACGGCGGTCACCACCGGGGCGCTGCTGGTGTCCGTGGTCCTCGGCCTGCTGGCCGGCTTCTACGGCGGTTGGGTGGACAGCCTGCTCTCCCGCGCCACCGAGGTGGCCTTCGGCCTGCCGTTCGTCCTGGGCGCCACCGTCATCCTGGTCGCGTTCCCCCGGCACGGCCTGGGCGCGATGACGCTCGTCCTGGTCGCGCTCGGCTGGAGCACCATGACCCGGGTGATGCGCTCCCAGGTCATCGCGGTCAAGGACGCCGACTACGTCCGGGCCGCCCGGATGACCGGGGCCCGACCGTCCCGGCTGATGCTCCGGCACGTCCTGCCGAACGCGATCACGCCGGTCGTCGTCGTGGCGATGCTCAACGTCGGCAACGTCATCTCCGGCGAGGCGACCCTCGACTTCCTCGGCGTCGGACTGCAGTACCCGGCCGTCAGCTGGGGCCTGCAACTCAACACCGCGCAGAGCTACTTCCTCGACCACCCGCACCTGCTGGCCTTCCCCGCCCTGTTCCTGTCGGCCACCGTGCTGAGCTTCATCCTGCTCGGTGACGCGGTCCGCGACGCCTACGACCCGAAGCTGAGGTGA
- a CDS encoding ABC transporter permease translates to MGRFVARRLLHAIPVLLATTFLIYALVFVLPGDPIQGLAGDRPVPPSVLAELHRRYHLDDPLVVQYAKYLGGLFTGDFGTTFRGQPVGDVIAERWQVTVRLGLTAWFFEVVLGIALGVWAGLNKGRWADNLVLGATTVVIAVPVYVVGYLAQLVLGVRLGWFPVSGGDAGWPAAYVLPGLVLASFGLAYVARLTRASLVENLRADYVRTADAKGLSRRRVVIGHTLRNSLIPVVTFLGVELGSLMAGAIVTEYIFNLPGIGQQVFQSIQLREGPTVVGITTALVLVFILANLVVDLLYGLLDPRIRHD, encoded by the coding sequence ATGGGCAGATTCGTCGCCCGGCGCCTGCTGCACGCGATACCCGTGCTGCTGGCGACCACCTTCCTCATCTACGCCCTGGTCTTCGTCCTGCCGGGCGACCCGATCCAGGGCCTGGCCGGCGACCGGCCCGTCCCCCCGTCCGTGCTCGCCGAACTGCACCGGCGCTACCACCTGGACGACCCGCTGGTGGTGCAGTACGCCAAGTACCTGGGCGGCCTGTTCACCGGCGACTTCGGCACCACCTTCCGAGGCCAGCCGGTCGGCGACGTGATCGCCGAGCGGTGGCAGGTGACCGTCCGGCTCGGACTGACCGCCTGGTTCTTCGAGGTCGTCCTCGGCATCGCCCTCGGCGTGTGGGCCGGCCTCAACAAGGGCCGCTGGGCCGACAACCTGGTGCTCGGCGCGACCACCGTGGTCATCGCGGTGCCCGTGTACGTCGTCGGCTACCTGGCCCAACTCGTCCTGGGCGTCCGGCTCGGCTGGTTCCCGGTCTCCGGCGGCGACGCCGGCTGGCCCGCCGCCTACGTGCTGCCCGGCCTGGTCCTGGCCTCCTTCGGCCTGGCGTACGTCGCCCGCCTCACCCGGGCCTCCCTGGTGGAGAACCTGCGCGCCGACTACGTGCGCACCGCGGACGCCAAGGGCCTCAGCCGCCGACGGGTGGTGATCGGGCACACCCTGCGCAACTCGCTGATCCCGGTCGTCACCTTCCTCGGGGTGGAACTCGGCTCCCTGATGGCCGGGGCGATCGTCACCGAGTACATCTTCAACCTCCCCGGCATCGGCCAGCAGGTCTTCCAGTCGATCCAACTGCGCGAGGGCCCCACCGTCGTGGGCATCACCACCGCCCTGGTGCTGGTGTTCATCCTGGCCAACCTGGTCGTCGACCTCCTCTACGGCCTGCTCGACCCGAGGATCCGCCATGACTAG
- a CDS encoding ABC transporter substrate-binding protein: protein MHTPRHRPSHARPWPALAAATLLALALCACGGTADGGGNSADQGPGTPGGTYTVALTEPNHLTPGQTTDSYAIQVIQGLFDTPVTLDPKDGHVLPLAAASVESTDQKVWTVKLRPDGVFHNGEKVTAQSFADAWNAAAYGPNGWESNYYFAQIEGYADLNPGKDQQPKSDKLSGLKVVDDTTLQVTLSAPFSQFPMLLAFTAFAPLPRAAFTDPKAFDAHPIGNGPFQMDGDWAHDQKIALTKAPAYAGSRKPMADGVTFKIFTSKDTAFTELQAGNVDIMTTVPAARAPEAKRSFGDRYSVRPSGTMDYLGLPLWDPRFKNPDLRRALSMAIDRPGVTQAIYNGVFKPADSIVAPMIPGHRDGACGEACAYDPAKAKALFDKAGGFSGPLELYFSNSDPTYEQWMTAVANQLKQNLGIQDITFKKMASADLGPILNKRQGTGPYRQNWVIDYPSMQNYLDGLYNPDNRMGWSDPQFDALIARGNAAKDGKDGLAAYQQAEDLALQQMPLIPLWNWQDQSAWSDKVGHVLIDPYVTGLHLDQVTVRH, encoded by the coding sequence ATGCACACCCCCCGGCACAGACCCTCCCACGCGCGCCCCTGGCCCGCCCTCGCGGCCGCCACCCTCCTGGCCCTGGCGCTCTGCGCCTGCGGCGGCACCGCCGACGGCGGCGGGAACTCCGCCGACCAGGGCCCCGGCACCCCCGGCGGCACCTACACCGTCGCCCTGACCGAGCCCAACCACCTGACGCCGGGCCAGACCACCGACAGCTACGCGATCCAGGTCATCCAGGGACTCTTCGACACCCCGGTCACCCTCGACCCGAAGGACGGCCACGTCCTGCCGCTGGCGGCCGCGTCGGTCGAGTCGACCGACCAGAAGGTCTGGACGGTCAAACTGCGCCCGGACGGCGTGTTCCACAACGGCGAGAAGGTCACCGCCCAGAGCTTCGCGGACGCCTGGAACGCCGCCGCCTACGGCCCCAACGGCTGGGAGTCCAACTACTACTTCGCCCAGATCGAGGGCTACGCCGACCTCAACCCCGGCAAGGACCAGCAGCCCAAGTCCGACAAGCTGTCCGGCCTGAAGGTGGTCGACGACACCACCCTGCAGGTCACCCTGTCCGCGCCGTTCAGCCAGTTCCCGATGCTGCTGGCGTTCACCGCCTTCGCGCCGCTGCCCAGAGCCGCGTTCACCGACCCGAAGGCGTTCGACGCCCACCCGATCGGCAACGGCCCGTTCCAGATGGACGGCGACTGGGCGCACGACCAGAAGATCGCCCTGACGAAGGCCCCCGCCTACGCCGGCAGCCGCAAGCCGATGGCCGACGGCGTCACCTTCAAGATCTTCACCAGCAAGGACACCGCCTTCACCGAACTCCAGGCCGGCAACGTCGACATCATGACGACCGTGCCCGCCGCCCGCGCCCCCGAGGCCAAGCGGTCCTTCGGCGACCGCTACTCCGTCCGACCCAGCGGCACCATGGACTACCTGGGCCTGCCGCTGTGGGACCCGCGCTTCAAGAACCCCGACCTGCGCCGCGCCCTGTCGATGGCCATCGACCGCCCCGGCGTCACCCAGGCCATCTACAACGGCGTCTTCAAACCGGCCGACTCGATCGTCGCCCCGATGATCCCCGGCCACCGCGACGGGGCCTGCGGCGAGGCGTGCGCCTACGACCCGGCCAAGGCCAAGGCGCTGTTCGACAAGGCCGGCGGCTTCAGCGGCCCGCTGGAGCTGTACTTCTCCAACTCCGACCCCACGTACGAGCAGTGGATGACCGCCGTTGCCAACCAGCTCAAGCAGAACCTCGGCATCCAGGACATCACCTTCAAGAAGATGGCCTCCGCGGACCTCGGCCCGATCCTCAACAAGCGGCAGGGCACCGGCCCCTACCGCCAGAACTGGGTGATCGACTACCCGAGCATGCAGAACTACCTGGACGGGCTGTACAACCCCGACAACCGGATGGGCTGGAGCGACCCGCAGTTCGACGCGCTCATCGCCCGGGGCAACGCCGCGAAGGACGGCAAGGACGGCCTGGCCGCCTACCAGCAGGCCGAGGACCTCGCCCTCCAGCAGATGCCGCTGATCCCGCTGTGGAACTGGCAGGACCAGTCGGCCTGGAGCGACAAGGTCGGCCACGTGCTGATCGACCCCTACGTCACCGGCCTGCACCTCGACCAGGTCACCGTCCGGCACTGA
- a CDS encoding anhydro-N-acetylmuramic acid kinase: MKVLGLMSGTSHDAIDTAVVDLVLDDGPARNGGPVLRGRLLHHGAAPYPDALRDDLTAALPPHPVDLAAVCRLDTRIGHAFAAAAAGAAAAVGGVDLVVSHGQTVYHWVEAGQVRGTLQLGRPAWIAEAAGAPVVADLRAADVAAGGQGAPLVALLDVLLLAGLPGRTGVRRGALNLGGIANLTVPRTARGTPAAYDTGPANALLDAAVLRATGRRYDRDGALAARGRVDDRLLARLLAEPYYRRPAPKSTGKELFHAAYLERVLTEHQDAGFTRPTTAELLATLVALTARTVADEVRRHGLQEVLVSGGGCRNPVLTARLAAELPAVALVPSETAGLPADAKEAVAFAVLGWHTVHGLPASVPSCTGARGARVLGTLTPGPGGLPHPPPVRRPPAAALFHPPGDGT, translated from the coding sequence GTGAAAGTCCTCGGCCTGATGTCCGGCACCTCCCACGACGCGATCGACACCGCCGTGGTCGACCTCGTCCTCGACGACGGCCCCGCCCGCAACGGCGGCCCGGTGCTGCGCGGACGGCTGCTGCACCACGGCGCGGCGCCCTACCCGGACGCGTTGCGGGACGACCTGACCGCCGCCCTCCCGCCGCACCCGGTCGACCTGGCCGCCGTCTGCCGCCTGGACACCCGGATCGGGCACGCCTTCGCGGCTGCCGCGGCCGGGGCGGCCGCCGCCGTCGGCGGCGTCGACCTGGTGGTCTCGCACGGGCAGACCGTCTACCACTGGGTCGAGGCCGGGCAGGTGCGCGGCACCCTCCAACTGGGCCGCCCCGCCTGGATCGCGGAGGCCGCCGGAGCCCCGGTGGTCGCCGACCTGCGGGCCGCGGACGTGGCCGCGGGCGGCCAGGGCGCACCCCTGGTCGCCCTGCTGGACGTCCTGCTGCTGGCCGGCCTGCCGGGCCGGACCGGGGTGCGCCGGGGCGCGCTGAACCTGGGCGGCATCGCCAACCTCACCGTCCCGCGCACCGCCCGCGGCACCCCCGCCGCGTACGACACCGGGCCGGCCAACGCGCTGCTGGACGCGGCGGTGCTGCGCGCCACCGGCCGGCGCTACGACCGCGACGGCGCGCTCGCCGCCCGGGGCCGGGTCGACGACCGGCTGCTGGCCCGGCTGCTGGCCGAGCCCTACTACCGGCGCCCGGCGCCGAAGTCCACCGGCAAGGAGCTGTTCCACGCCGCCTACCTGGAACGGGTCCTGACGGAGCACCAGGACGCCGGGTTCACGCGGCCGACGACCGCGGAACTGCTGGCGACCCTGGTCGCGCTGACCGCCCGCACGGTGGCCGACGAGGTGCGCCGGCACGGCCTGCAGGAGGTGCTGGTCTCCGGCGGAGGCTGCCGCAACCCCGTCCTGACCGCCCGTCTCGCCGCCGAACTGCCCGCGGTGGCTCTGGTCCCCAGCGAGACGGCCGGCCTGCCCGCCGACGCCAAGGAGGCCGTGGCGTTCGCCGTCCTCGGCTGGCACACCGTGCACGGCCTGCCCGCTTCGGTGCCGTCCTGCACCGGGGCCCGCGGCGCCCGGGTGCTGGGCACGCTCACCCCGGGCCCCGGCGGCCTGCCGCACCCGCCCCCGGTCCGCCGCCCACCGGCCGCGGCGCTGTTCCACCCGCCGGGCGACGGCACCTGA
- a CDS encoding glycoside hydrolase family 10 protein: protein MSSSDSPRRSPAPSRRSVLSALAVVASGACGGLLTGAGTGYAAAPAAAGPKAQLRGVWIASVVNIDWPSAPGLPPERLRTDFLGQLDRAVARGLNAVFVQVRPTADAFWPSPYEPWSQWITGVQGQDPGWDPLAFMVGAAHERGLAFHAWFNPYRVSMQPDVTALVPDHPARTHPEWTVSYGGKLYYNPGVPAARRFAQQAMLDAVRRYDVDGVHFDDYFYPYPVSGRDFPDDDAFAAYGAGWDDRDAWRRNNVDLMVREMRDLVRAARPEACFGISPFGVWRNDSSDPAGSPTRAFQSYDGLHADTRGWVAKGWLDYIAPQLYWHIGLAVADYGALAPWWAAQTAGTDTLLWIGQAVYKVADPAQPAPWQDPAELSRHLDLNATLPQVSGDILFSAKDTWADRIGAVSRLRADHWQRPALVPLLPRLAGGAAPGRPGVRVRRGGSDGLDIGVRGGGGHGRDGARPAPFRYAVYRYDTAPGRDPVLDAAHLVAVVPAAVGRFEEPEGVRDAWYVVTAVDRVGREGVPSAAVRTRAPHSAE, encoded by the coding sequence ATGTCGTCGTCCGATTCCCCCCGCCGCTCCCCCGCCCCGTCGCGGCGGTCGGTCCTCTCCGCGCTGGCCGTCGTCGCCTCCGGCGCCTGCGGCGGGCTGCTGACCGGGGCGGGCACCGGGTACGCCGCTGCCCCGGCGGCCGCCGGTCCCAAGGCGCAGCTGCGCGGCGTGTGGATCGCCTCGGTCGTGAACATCGACTGGCCGTCCGCGCCGGGCCTGCCGCCGGAACGCCTGCGCACCGACTTCCTCGGGCAGTTGGACCGGGCCGTCGCCCGCGGGCTGAATGCCGTCTTCGTCCAGGTCCGGCCCACGGCGGACGCGTTCTGGCCCTCCCCGTACGAGCCCTGGTCGCAGTGGATCACGGGCGTCCAGGGTCAGGACCCGGGGTGGGACCCGCTGGCGTTCATGGTCGGGGCGGCGCACGAGCGCGGCCTGGCCTTCCACGCCTGGTTCAACCCGTACCGGGTCTCCATGCAGCCGGACGTCACCGCGCTGGTGCCCGACCACCCGGCCCGCACCCACCCGGAGTGGACCGTCTCCTACGGCGGCAAGCTGTACTACAACCCGGGGGTGCCGGCCGCCCGCCGCTTCGCCCAGCAGGCGATGCTGGACGCGGTGCGCCGCTACGACGTCGACGGGGTGCACTTCGACGACTACTTCTACCCCTACCCGGTCAGCGGCCGGGACTTCCCCGACGACGACGCCTTCGCCGCGTACGGCGCGGGCTGGGACGACCGCGACGCCTGGCGCCGCAACAACGTCGACCTGATGGTGCGCGAGATGCGCGACCTGGTGCGCGCGGCACGGCCGGAGGCGTGCTTCGGCATCAGCCCCTTCGGGGTGTGGCGCAACGACAGCAGCGACCCCGCCGGCTCCCCCACCCGGGCGTTCCAGTCGTACGACGGCCTGCACGCCGACACCCGCGGCTGGGTCGCCAAGGGGTGGCTGGACTACATCGCCCCGCAGCTGTACTGGCACATCGGGCTGGCCGTGGCCGACTACGGCGCGCTGGCGCCGTGGTGGGCCGCCCAGACCGCCGGGACGGACACCCTGCTGTGGATCGGCCAGGCCGTGTACAAGGTCGCCGATCCGGCCCAGCCCGCTCCGTGGCAGGACCCGGCCGAACTCTCCCGCCACCTCGACCTGAACGCCACCCTGCCGCAGGTCAGCGGCGACATCCTGTTCAGCGCGAAGGACACCTGGGCCGACCGGATCGGTGCGGTCAGCCGCCTGCGGGCCGACCACTGGCAGCGGCCCGCCCTGGTGCCGCTGCTGCCCCGGCTGGCCGGCGGCGCCGCGCCGGGACGGCCCGGGGTGCGGGTCCGCCGCGGCGGCTCGGACGGTCTGGACATCGGCGTCCGGGGCGGCGGCGGCCACGGCCGGGACGGCGCCCGGCCGGCGCCGTTCCGGTACGCGGTCTACCGGTACGACACGGCCCCGGGGCGCGACCCGGTCCTGGACGCCGCCCACCTGGTGGCCGTCGTCCCGGCGGCCGTCGGCCGGTTCGAGGAACCGGAGGGCGTGCGCGACGCCTGGTACGTGGTCACCGCCGTCGACCGGGTCGGCCGGGAGGGCGTGCCGAGCGCCGCCGTCCGCACCCGGGCCCCGCACTCCGCCGAGTAG
- the dacB gene encoding D-alanyl-D-alanine carboxypeptidase/D-alanyl-D-alanine-endopeptidase translates to MRLLPHRRLALPAVAALTAGLLTVLAPAGSAPPPASAATASALTADLDRLLTDPRLAGATAAVKVVDADTGEVLYAHDSQHLVLPASTMKLVTSAAALDLLGTGYRFGTDVLAAGRSDAGVLRGDLVLRGGGDPSLLAQDLDALAGQVAESGVRLVTGSLDYDASRYDDVPLGSGWAWDDEPYYYSPQISALTLASDTDYDMGTLQVTLTPGEPGKPAAVRVVPADTGVEITGSVTTGGAGSGYSVDVTRRHGTGEIVLSGSLPADNGPDDEWVTVNDPAEVTARVFAAALARHGVRVLGRGPVAAATPDGARRVAHHDSAPLGDLLVPFLKLSNNGIAEHLVKEMGRVGDGDGSWSAGLARTADFLHRNGLDPTPARQADGSGLSRYDLVTADRYTALLAHARKQPWFATWYEALPIAGNPDRMVGGTLANRMRGTAAAGNVHAKTGSMSGVNTLAGYVTSPEGRNLVFAVLVNDFAGASPRPVIDQIAVRLAAGPAPAEQLRAQVERGSADPSDEPSPSTGARGRTWD, encoded by the coding sequence ATGCGCCTCCTCCCGCACCGCCGCCTCGCCCTGCCGGCCGTCGCCGCCCTGACCGCCGGGCTGCTGACCGTGCTCGCCCCCGCCGGCAGCGCGCCGCCGCCGGCGTCCGCCGCCACCGCGTCCGCGCTCACCGCCGACCTCGACCGGCTGCTGACCGACCCGCGGCTGGCCGGCGCGACGGCCGCCGTGAAGGTGGTGGACGCCGATACCGGCGAAGTCCTGTACGCGCACGACTCCCAGCACCTGGTGCTGCCCGCCTCCACCATGAAGCTGGTCACCTCCGCCGCCGCGCTGGATCTGCTCGGCACCGGATACCGCTTCGGCACCGACGTCCTGGCCGCCGGTCGCAGCGACGCCGGAGTCCTGCGCGGCGACCTCGTCCTGCGCGGCGGCGGCGACCCGAGCCTGCTGGCCCAGGACCTCGACGCCCTGGCCGGGCAGGTCGCCGAGAGCGGCGTGCGCCTGGTGACCGGCTCGCTGGACTACGACGCCTCCCGCTACGACGACGTCCCGCTGGGCAGCGGCTGGGCCTGGGACGACGAGCCCTACTACTACAGCCCGCAGATCTCCGCGCTGACCCTCGCCAGTGACACCGACTACGACATGGGCACCCTCCAGGTCACCCTCACCCCGGGCGAGCCCGGCAAGCCCGCCGCCGTGCGGGTCGTCCCCGCCGACACCGGCGTGGAGATCACCGGCAGCGTCACCACCGGCGGGGCCGGCAGCGGCTACAGCGTCGACGTCACCCGCCGCCACGGCACCGGCGAGATCGTGCTCTCCGGCAGCCTGCCCGCCGACAACGGACCCGACGACGAGTGGGTCACCGTAAACGACCCGGCCGAGGTCACCGCCCGCGTCTTCGCCGCGGCCCTGGCCCGGCACGGCGTCCGCGTCCTGGGCCGCGGCCCGGTCGCCGCCGCCACCCCTGACGGGGCCCGCCGGGTCGCCCACCACGACTCGGCGCCGCTCGGCGACCTGCTCGTGCCGTTCCTCAAGCTCAGCAACAACGGCATCGCCGAGCACCTGGTCAAGGAGATGGGCCGGGTCGGCGACGGCGACGGCAGCTGGTCCGCCGGACTCGCCCGTACCGCCGACTTCCTGCACCGCAACGGGCTCGACCCCACGCCGGCCCGCCAGGCCGACGGCTCCGGCCTGTCCCGCTACGACCTGGTGACCGCCGACCGCTACACCGCGCTGCTCGCCCACGCCCGCAAACAGCCCTGGTTCGCGACCTGGTACGAGGCGCTGCCGATCGCGGGCAATCCCGACCGGATGGTCGGCGGGACCCTGGCCAACCGCATGCGGGGCACCGCGGCGGCCGGGAACGTCCACGCCAAGACCGGCTCGATGAGCGGCGTCAACACCCTCGCCGGGTACGTCACCTCGCCCGAGGGCCGCAACCTCGTCTTCGCCGTCCTGGTCAACGACTTCGCCGGAGCCAGCCCGCGTCCCGTCATCGACCAGATCGCCGTCCGTCTCGCGGCGGGCCCGGCCCCGGCCGAGCAACTGCGCGCCCAGGTCGAACGCGGCAGCGCCGACCCCTCGGACGAGCCCTCCCCGTCGACCGGCGCGCGCGGCCGCACCTGGGACTGA
- a CDS encoding M23 family metallopeptidase codes for MPTTRPPHTPLRATPARLAAALLAALLTLLGVAVPAHAAAPAWPVLAQGAGGNDVASLQFLLRQRGQSLVAGGYFDAQTRSAVVSFQSANGLTADGVVGPNTWAALVVTVSPGDTQDNAVRAVQFQLQKIGYDVPTDGVFAGATTTAVDDFKAGRQLTGGSTVGPTTWQYLLGAAAGSGVHGGYAFVVPKGAVSGGRDSLLQPHHDYPAADIPVVEWTDAFAVTSGTARQNGGASDACGYGLAIDGDDGVTYQYCHLNSRLVATGTRVTPGQLVAYTGNTGNTTGPHLHFGIFRGGVSVCPQQLLAALWDGATPPSPQSLPTTGCFY; via the coding sequence TTGCCCACCACCCGCCCCCCGCACACACCGCTGCGCGCCACCCCGGCACGCCTCGCCGCCGCCCTGCTGGCCGCCCTGCTGACCCTCCTGGGCGTCGCCGTGCCCGCCCACGCCGCCGCCCCCGCCTGGCCGGTGCTCGCCCAGGGCGCCGGCGGCAACGACGTCGCCAGCCTCCAGTTCCTGCTGCGCCAGCGCGGCCAGAGCCTGGTCGCCGGCGGCTACTTCGACGCGCAGACCAGGAGCGCCGTCGTCTCCTTCCAGAGCGCCAACGGCCTGACCGCCGACGGTGTCGTCGGCCCCAACACCTGGGCCGCCCTGGTCGTCACCGTCTCGCCCGGGGACACCCAGGACAACGCCGTCCGGGCGGTGCAGTTCCAGCTCCAGAAGATCGGCTACGACGTGCCCACCGACGGCGTGTTCGCCGGTGCCACCACCACGGCCGTCGACGACTTCAAGGCCGGCCGGCAGCTCACCGGCGGCAGCACCGTCGGCCCCACCACCTGGCAGTACCTGCTCGGCGCGGCCGCCGGGAGCGGCGTACACGGCGGCTACGCCTTCGTGGTGCCCAAGGGGGCCGTCTCCGGCGGCCGCGACAGCCTGCTCCAGCCCCACCACGACTACCCGGCGGCCGACATCCCGGTCGTCGAGTGGACCGACGCCTTCGCCGTCACCTCCGGCACCGCGCGCCAGAACGGCGGCGCGAGCGACGCCTGCGGCTACGGTCTGGCCATCGACGGCGACGACGGCGTCACCTACCAGTACTGCCACCTCAACAGCCGCCTGGTCGCCACCGGCACCCGGGTGACGCCGGGTCAACTCGTCGCCTACACCGGCAACACCGGCAACACCACCGGCCCGCACCTGCACTTCGGGATCTTCCGCGGCGGCGTCTCGGTCTGCCCGCAGCAACTGCTGGCCGCCCTGTGGGACGGCGCCACCCCGCCGTCCCCGCAGTCGCTGCCGACGACCGGCTGCTTCTACTGA